The Rhizoctonia solani chromosome 1, complete sequence sequence GTTTCCTCTGGTTTGATTGTCTTCGTGGACGCCATCGCCTTATAATCGGCTTTCCTTCGGACAAATCCTTCGTATACGGGCTCGCTCTCTCTCCAGCCTCTCCCACTAACTCGTGATAGACTTGGTGAAATTCAATATGAAGAAGGTTGTACCTTCATCAATTGCGGGTTGAAGGAAGCTGATCCGCAGCAAAGGAAGGGATCAAGATGCTATTTCCGGTAAGAGTATTTATATCATAATTCAAGAAATTTCTACTTATGGTGCCAACTTAATTTAGTCACACCGAGCATGAATTATTCTATTTTTGAAAAAATAACGTTCGAGTCTCGTGCTTGGCTATCCCAGTATTGTGCCGCTACACGTCCCACTAGCATTCCTTTCGAGCTGCAGGTGATCCTCAGCCCCAGGCAGCAACACCACCGTCGACGCCGGGAATTCACCGCTCAAGCTGACTATATAAACTTTGCTTTCCGTTATCATCAATACATCACCTCGAGCTTTCAATATTTCGACCAGATGAACACTGCTATTTTTTTGTCTCTTGCCCTGCTTGGCTCCGTACGAGCACAACAGGCCGGAACGGCCACCGCCGAAACCCACCCTTCGCTACCCTGGCAGAAATGCACCAAGTCCGGCGGTTGCGTCACGCAGTCCTCAGGCAAAATCGTCCTCGATTCCAACTGGCGCTGGGTTCATACGACTAGCGGCTACACCAACTGTTATACCGGTAACACCTGGGACTCGACACTTTGCCCCGACCCTACAACCTGTGCCTCAAACTGCGCTCTTGACGGTGCGGACTACAGCGGTACCTATGGCATTACGACCAACGGCAACGCTCTCACTCTCAAATTTGTTACCAAGACGTCGACGACCAATGTTGGCTCGCGCGTCTACCTTCTCGCGGACGACTCCAACTACCAGATGTTCAAACTCAAGAACCAAGAATTCACATTCGACGCCGATGTCTCTAATCTTCCCTGTGGGCTCAACGGCGCGTTGTATTTTTCCGAAATGTCTGCCGATGGCGGTATGTCCGAGTATCCGGGTAACAAGGCGGGCGCAAAGTACGGAACCGGCTATTGCGACGCGCAGTGCCCCAAGGACATCAAGTTTATCAACGGAGAGGTGCGTTTGATTTGTGGATTTTTTTTTAATTATTTTTACTGAACTGACAATAACACGATAACCAGGGGAACGTTCTCGActggactccttccaatgaTGTCAACGCCGGAACGGGTCGGTACGGCACCTGCTGCAATGAGATGGACGTTTGGGAGGCCAACGCAGTTTCAACCGCATATACCCCCCACCCATGCACCGTAACCGGCCAAACCCGCTGCTCAGGAACCGACTGCTCATCTGGGTATTGCGATCCCGCTGGGTGTGATTTCAACTCTTACCGTATGGGGGTCAATAACTTCTACGGCCAAGGCTCCGGTTACAGCGTAGATACTACCAAGAAGATAACCGTAGTCACTCAGTTTATCACCACCGACGGAACTGCTACCGGCGCCCTCTCCGAGATCCGTCGCTTGTACGTCCAGGATGGCAAAGTTATTCAGAACTCCAAGACCAACATTTCCGGAATGTCCGCCTATGATTCTATCACTGAAGCGTTCTGCACCGCGC is a genomic window containing:
- a CDS encoding beta-1,4-D-glucan cellobiohydrolase, which gives rise to MNYSIFEKITFESRAWLSQYCAATRPTSIPFELQVILSPRQQHHRRRREFTAQADYINFAFRYHQYITSSFQYFDQMNTAIFLSLALLGSVRAQQAGTATAETHPSLPWQKCTKSGGCVTQSSGKIVLDSNWRWVHTTSGYTNCYTGNTWDSTLCPDPTTCASNCALDGADYSGTYGITTNGNALTLKFVTKTSTTNVGSRVYLLADDSNYQMFKLKNQEFTFDADVSNLPCGLNGALYFSEMSADGGMSEYPGNKAGAKYGTGYCDAQCPKDIKFINGEGNVLDWTPSNDVNAGTGRYGTCCNEMDVWEANAVSTAYTPHPCTVTGQTRCSGTDCSSGYCDPAGCDFNSYRMGVNNFYGQGSGYSVDTTKKITVVTQFITTDGTATGALSEIRRLYVQDGKVIQNSKTNISGMSAYDSITEAFCTAQKTAFSDTNIFASKGGYTNMGKAFDNGMVLVMSIWDDHAANMLWLDSNYPVGSDASKPGVARGTCATTSGVPSDVEANSPNASVTFSNIRFGDIDSTYSGSATTTTVSTGTTSTTSAPPSTTSATSSGAAHYAQCGGIGWTGATTCASPYTCTAVNSYYYQCL